The Candidatus Methylacidiphilales bacterium sequence GACAGCACCGATTTCGTTCGTCGCACTTGGTATTGCTTATAATTATTTTGGGGTTGGGGCGGCTTTTGTTTTTGCCATTATTGCTTTTATTCTTTCATTAGCAGCCTGTGAAGTGCCCATATCGATTTACATTTTGAATTGTAGAAAACTAGAAAAAATCGAACCAGCCGGTCATCACGAACCTTCGATGAAATAAAATTGTCAATCCACATCCAATTGGGGCACTTTGATTATGAAGGTGAGAGATGTCCTTGGGAGACTGCATGATGAGGGCTGGGTCATGGCTCGGCAGAAGGGGAGTCATCAACAGTTTGTCCACCCACAAAAACCGGGCAGGAGAGTCACGGTGGCAGGTCACCCAAAATTGGACGTGCCTAAAGGCACTTTAAACAGTATATTCAAACAAGCTGGATGGAAATAAGGAGAAATTATGCGCTACGCGATTTTAATTGAAAAATCCGAGACCGGATATGGTGCTTATGTTCCCGATCTTCCCGGATGCGTCGCTGTGGGAGAAACCATTGCAGAAACTGAAAAACTGATTAAGGAGGCAGTCGAGTTTCATCTTGAAGGCCTCAGGGAAGACGGAATTGATATTCCATCACCATCCTCGGTTGCTGAATACGTTGAAGTATAAAACACCGAACCAGGTCGTTGACCGAACTCTCTAAGGCTCTCCAGTCACAACAACGTTTGCATACGAGATATGTTAGGTGAATCAGGTCTATTCTTTGATTGGTGTCTTGCTGCTACGGCAGGATGGCGATTCCTCTTTTCTCCT is a genomic window containing:
- a CDS encoding type II toxin-antitoxin system HicB family antitoxin, whose protein sequence is MRYAILIEKSETGYGAYVPDLPGCVAVGETIAETEKLIKEAVEFHLEGLREDGIDIPSPSSVAEYVEV